The Streptomyces avermitilis MA-4680 = NBRC 14893 genome contains a region encoding:
- a CDS encoding oxygenase MpaB family protein, with the protein MKRFERLEQIRRMDPEKDALKIYRLTAAYEFPWDFTRALELALYRTYAVPSIGRLLAETAELTDRTQKRYDDTALLLDAVVEHGFDGAEGRSAIRRINQMHRSYDISNDDMRYVLSTFVVMPRRWVDAYAWRRLSRHEVVATTVYYRTLGRHMGIKDIPGTYEEFEDCLDTYEEAHFAWDADARRVADATLGLMTSWYPGPLAPLLRTSTFALLDEPLLRAFRYEPPGAATRALVRRAVRARGRMVRLLPPRRAPHFARRNWEVKGYPNGYRVGELGTTPVPGVRGCPVRHSGTSATAPVE; encoded by the coding sequence GTGAAGCGCTTCGAGCGGCTCGAACAGATCCGTCGGATGGACCCGGAGAAGGACGCGCTGAAGATCTACCGGCTGACCGCGGCCTACGAGTTCCCATGGGACTTCACCCGGGCTCTGGAGCTGGCGCTGTACCGCACGTACGCCGTCCCGAGCATCGGGCGGCTGCTCGCCGAGACGGCCGAACTCACGGACCGCACACAGAAGCGCTACGACGACACCGCGCTGCTTCTCGACGCCGTCGTCGAGCACGGCTTCGACGGTGCGGAAGGGCGCAGCGCGATCCGCCGGATCAACCAGATGCACCGCAGCTACGACATCAGCAACGACGACATGCGGTACGTGCTGTCCACGTTCGTGGTGATGCCCAGACGGTGGGTCGACGCCTACGCCTGGCGCAGGCTCTCCCGGCACGAGGTCGTCGCCACCACCGTGTACTACCGCACTCTGGGGCGGCACATGGGCATCAAGGACATCCCAGGGACCTACGAGGAGTTCGAGGACTGTCTCGACACCTACGAAGAGGCCCATTTCGCCTGGGACGCGGATGCGCGCCGGGTCGCCGACGCGACGCTGGGCCTGATGACCTCCTGGTATCCCGGCCCTCTCGCGCCGCTGTTGCGCACCTCCACGTTCGCCCTGCTCGACGAACCGCTCCTGCGGGCCTTCCGGTACGAGCCGCCGGGCGCCGCCACCCGTGCGTTGGTGCGCCGCGCGGTGCGGGCACGGGGCCGGATGGTGCGTCTGCTGCCGCCGCGCCGGGCGCCGCACTTCGCGCGGCGCAACTGGGAGGTCAAGGGCTATCCGAACGGCTACCGCGTCGGCGAGCTCGGCACCACTCCGGTGCCGGGGGTGAGGGGCTGTCCGGTCCGGCACTCGGGGACGTCAGCCACCGCTCCCGTCGAGTGA